The Peribacillus sp. FSL E2-0218 genome contains a region encoding:
- a CDS encoding GntR family transcriptional regulator, which yields MNKEAALHSIVKESIIDLIKNGEYETNTKLPTEAEFCKIYGVSRTTVRTALQQLTVEGYIYRVQGKGTFVSENKVKQFLTSTVEKFSEQVTMQGKNPSTKVISLKVIEANATLAKLFKQNIGDPVNKLERIRYVNDVPLQYEIAYLPWYKTPGLNIEACEKSLFEVLGTQFNLKVKKTVEHLEFSLADDSISDKLEVPNGSPCFSLETYTYESDGSVIEFSKTLFRGDRAHFVIERNY from the coding sequence ATGAATAAAGAAGCGGCATTGCATTCCATAGTCAAGGAATCGATCATCGATCTCATAAAAAATGGCGAATATGAAACGAATACTAAATTACCGACTGAAGCGGAGTTTTGTAAAATATACGGTGTAAGCAGGACGACAGTCCGTACGGCCTTACAGCAATTGACCGTCGAGGGCTACATCTATCGTGTTCAGGGGAAAGGGACCTTCGTTTCGGAAAATAAAGTGAAGCAATTCCTTACAAGTACAGTTGAAAAGTTCTCCGAGCAAGTCACGATGCAAGGCAAAAATCCTTCCACAAAGGTCATCAGCTTGAAGGTCATTGAAGCAAACGCTACACTTGCCAAGCTTTTCAAACAAAATATTGGAGATCCCGTAAATAAGCTGGAGCGTATACGCTACGTAAACGATGTCCCTCTTCAATATGAAATCGCCTACCTTCCTTGGTATAAAACACCTGGGCTGAATATTGAGGCATGTGAGAAATCGCTTTTTGAAGTACTTGGAACACAATTCAATTTAAAAGTGAAAAAAACGGTCGAGCATTTGGAATTTTCACTTGCCGATGACTCCATATCCGATAAATTGGAAGTACCCAACGGTTCACCTTGTTTTTCCTTGGAAACCTACACATATGAGAGTGACGGTTCAGTCATCGAATTCTCCAAAACTCTCTTCAGGGGCGATCGTGCACACTTTGTCATTGAACGGAACTACTGA
- a CDS encoding PTS sugar transporter subunit IIB has translation MNILLCCSAGMSTSLLVTKMEESAKNQGVDCHIWAVGSTEVNNEMDKADVILLGPQVRYLLSKLQEAGKEKGIPVATINPMFYGLCNGEEVLKQATTLIKGE, from the coding sequence ATGAATATCTTATTATGCTGTTCGGCGGGGATGTCCACTAGTTTATTAGTTACCAAGATGGAGGAAAGTGCAAAAAATCAAGGAGTCGATTGCCATATTTGGGCGGTTGGATCGACGGAAGTGAACAATGAAATGGATAAGGCCGATGTGATTCTTTTAGGACCACAGGTTAGATATCTCCTTTCCAAGTTACAGGAAGCGGGAAAAGAAAAGGGGATTCCTGTCGCAACCATCAATCCGATGTTCTATGGACTGTGTAATGGTGAAGAAGTGCTAAAGCAAGCCACTACTTTAATTAAGGGAGAATAA
- a CDS encoding PTS transporter subunit EIIC, producing MMTFIDKYIMPGAVKVGNNRHLLAIRDALIGMIAITMIGSFAVLFNNLGQVIKPYGRMMEAIFGPAWNTLGGDIWFGTFAFMTVFAVFGISYKLARSYGDDGFEAMLVSAACFFLLLPQIGNVTLTIDDKAVTGGAWGFVSVNYFNATALFTGIVVALIATEIFVRLSRVKYLVIKLPDGVPPAVARSFAKLIPGMATIFAAGLFGLLFRKATDGQVLNDWLSKVIVSPLQSAVDSLPFAILLVFLVHLLWMIGLHGPNILGGITTPLFESSGVKNIDLYAKGVKDMDQYGVLAGSFLDAFVYLGGSGATLGLIIAMIIAGRKRYKQMIALGGAPGVFQINEPILFGLPIVLNPMWFIPFVLGPVITTVISYLAVSSGLVFPIVAKIPWVTPPIVGGFLATGGHVSGAVLAAVNLVISTAIYLPFVYAQVKIDSKNKTELTKDSETLSV from the coding sequence ATGATGACTTTTATTGATAAGTATATTATGCCTGGAGCTGTAAAAGTAGGAAATAACCGGCATCTGCTTGCGATTCGTGACGCATTGATTGGAATGATAGCGATTACAATGATCGGGTCATTTGCGGTCCTGTTTAACAATCTAGGGCAAGTCATCAAGCCTTATGGAAGAATGATGGAGGCCATATTCGGTCCCGCATGGAATACACTTGGCGGTGATATTTGGTTTGGCACCTTCGCATTCATGACGGTATTCGCTGTATTTGGCATTTCTTATAAACTAGCAAGATCTTACGGAGATGATGGCTTTGAAGCGATGCTTGTATCCGCGGCCTGTTTCTTCCTATTATTGCCTCAAATCGGCAATGTCACTTTAACCATTGATGATAAAGCCGTTACAGGCGGCGCGTGGGGATTTGTAAGCGTTAACTATTTCAATGCTACCGCCCTATTTACAGGAATCGTCGTTGCCTTGATTGCGACTGAAATATTCGTTAGGCTTTCACGAGTGAAATATTTGGTCATTAAGCTGCCCGATGGAGTACCTCCAGCTGTTGCCAGGTCATTTGCCAAGTTAATTCCTGGCATGGCCACAATCTTTGCCGCGGGCTTGTTCGGATTGTTATTCCGCAAGGCTACGGATGGTCAGGTATTGAATGATTGGCTGAGCAAAGTAATCGTATCTCCCTTACAAAGTGCTGTAGATTCATTACCATTCGCAATTTTATTAGTATTTCTTGTTCATTTATTATGGATGATTGGTTTGCACGGACCAAATATCCTTGGTGGGATAACAACACCGCTTTTTGAAAGCTCGGGAGTGAAGAATATCGATTTATATGCAAAAGGTGTCAAAGATATGGACCAGTACGGGGTATTGGCAGGATCTTTCCTGGATGCCTTTGTCTATTTAGGAGGATCTGGTGCAACATTAGGTCTTATCATTGCCATGATCATTGCAGGACGGAAACGGTATAAACAGATGATTGCACTCGGTGGGGCACCAGGGGTGTTCCAGATTAATGAACCGATTCTTTTCGGATTGCCTATCGTCCTGAATCCAATGTGGTTCATTCCTTTCGTCCTTGGCCCGGTAATCACGACGGTGATCTCCTATTTAGCGGTAAGCAGCGGCCTGGTTTTTCCGATTGTAGCCAAGATTCCTTGGGTTACGCCTCCAATCGTGGGAGGATTCCTGGCAACTGGGGGGCACGTATCCGGAGCAGTATTAGCAGCTGTCAACTTAGTCATTTCAACAGCGATTTATTTACCGTTCGTTTATGCACAGGTGAAGATAGACTCAAAAAATAAAACAGAGCTTACAAAAGATTCAGAAACGTTAAGCGTATAA
- a CDS encoding PTS lactose/cellobiose transporter subunit IIA produces MEKEELYQLSFQLILYSGNARSFAMEAMQEAKKRNFESARSKIAESESELLQAHKYQTQLIHAEAGGDHFELPILLVHAQDHLMTAMTLKDLAIEMIDIREEFIHAAAMKEGTAE; encoded by the coding sequence ATGGAAAAAGAAGAATTATACCAGTTATCCTTTCAATTGATTTTATATAGCGGCAATGCAAGAAGCTTTGCGATGGAAGCGATGCAGGAAGCGAAGAAAAGAAACTTTGAATCAGCACGTTCAAAGATTGCCGAGTCGGAATCCGAACTGCTGCAAGCCCATAAATATCAAACACAATTAATCCATGCCGAGGCAGGGGGAGATCATTTCGAACTCCCGATTCTCCTGGTCCATGCACAAGATCATCTCATGACAGCGATGACATTGAAGGATCTTGCGATTGAAATGATCGATATCCGTGAAGAATTCATACATGCAGCTGCTATGAAGGAGGGAACTGCCGAATGA
- a CDS encoding 6-phospho-beta-glucosidase gives MSKGLKIVTIGGGSSYTPELIEGFIKYHGELPVSEIWLVDIEAGKEKLEIVGDLARRMIEKAGVNIEVHLTLDRKKALKNADYVTTQLRVGQLAARALDEKIPLKHGVIGQETNGPGGLFKAFRTIPVILDIAREMEEVCPDAWLINFTNPAGMVTEAVLRHSNITKIIGLCNVPIGMERGVADLMGVEPSRVRIDFAGLNHMVYGLDVFVDGESVKDQIINLITDPAKAVTMKNIHAMGWEPGFLKALNLFPCPYHNYYYKTGDVLAQELKDAENGETRAEVVQRLEAGLFELYKDKDLAIKPPQLEERGGAYYSDAAVRLICSMHTDKCDIQAVNTVNHGSIEGIPYESAIETSCVITKDGPKPINVGKLPVAVRGLIQQIKSFERVAIEAAVTGDYDTALLALTINPLVPSDRVAKLILDEMLEAHKDYLPQFFKKKELQDNLS, from the coding sequence ATGAGCAAGGGGTTGAAGATTGTTACGATTGGCGGAGGATCAAGCTATACGCCAGAGTTGATCGAAGGTTTCATTAAATATCATGGAGAGCTTCCTGTGAGTGAAATTTGGCTAGTTGATATTGAAGCGGGTAAGGAGAAGCTTGAAATCGTCGGGGATTTGGCTAGAAGGATGATTGAAAAGGCTGGAGTGAATATAGAAGTCCACCTGACATTGGACAGAAAGAAAGCGCTTAAAAATGCAGATTATGTCACGACGCAGCTCCGGGTTGGCCAGCTCGCTGCCAGAGCTCTTGATGAGAAGATTCCATTGAAGCACGGAGTCATCGGGCAGGAGACAAACGGACCTGGAGGGCTTTTCAAGGCTTTTAGAACGATTCCCGTCATTCTTGATATAGCCCGTGAGATGGAAGAGGTTTGTCCGGATGCATGGCTAATCAACTTCACCAACCCTGCTGGAATGGTAACGGAAGCGGTTCTGCGTCACAGTAATATTACCAAGATCATCGGGCTTTGCAATGTCCCGATTGGCATGGAGCGAGGTGTGGCGGATTTGATGGGCGTCGAGCCCTCAAGAGTCAGGATCGACTTTGCCGGCTTGAACCATATGGTATATGGCTTGGATGTATTCGTTGATGGGGAAAGTGTCAAAGATCAAATCATCAATCTGATTACAGATCCTGCAAAAGCCGTCACGATGAAAAATATCCATGCAATGGGATGGGAGCCGGGATTCTTAAAGGCCTTGAATCTGTTTCCGTGCCCGTACCACAACTACTATTATAAAACGGGAGATGTGCTTGCCCAAGAGTTGAAGGATGCAGAAAATGGGGAGACACGTGCTGAGGTCGTCCAAAGGCTTGAAGCGGGGCTATTCGAGCTATATAAAGACAAGGATTTGGCCATCAAGCCGCCGCAGTTGGAAGAACGAGGAGGAGCGTACTACAGTGACGCTGCTGTGAGGCTGATTTGCTCGATGCATACGGATAAATGCGATATTCAAGCCGTCAATACCGTCAATCATGGTTCCATTGAAGGCATACCGTATGAATCGGCCATTGAAACCAGCTGTGTAATAACGAAGGACGGTCCGAAGCCGATCAATGTCGGAAAGCTTCCAGTGGCTGTGCGGGGATTGATTCAGCAAATTAAATCGTTCGAACGAGTGGCCATTGAAGCCGCAGTCACTGGGGACTATGACACTGCACTGCTTGCCTTGACGATTAATCCATTAGTTCCAAGTGATCGGGTTGCAAAACTTATTCTCGATGAAATGCTAGAGGCGCACAAAGACTATTTGCCTCAGTTTTTCAAAAAAAAGGAGTTGCAGGATAACTTATCATGA
- the chbG gene encoding chitin disaccharide deacetylase, with translation MIEVLINADDFGLTKAVNYGILDSHKYGIVNSTTIMMNANATEHAIEIAKKTPSLKVGIHLVLTWGKPLLSDVPSLVDEDGYFKKQGVVYANPNDISLAELEREWSAQIERFLEFGLFPTHFDSHHHVHGIKAFLPVIQRLSEKYRLPVRNAGEHFSGMQTVTDLFFDDFYGDMVAEDYFQNLKGRVNDGASVEIMTHPAYLDEELFTVSSYNDKRLRETSILTKAKLPEGYSLRFSINQVKI, from the coding sequence ATGATTGAAGTTCTTATAAATGCAGATGATTTCGGGTTAACTAAAGCGGTGAATTATGGAATTTTGGATAGCCACAAATATGGAATTGTCAATTCGACGACGATCATGATGAATGCGAACGCGACGGAGCATGCGATAGAAATCGCCAAGAAAACCCCCTCTTTGAAAGTGGGTATACACTTAGTGCTGACATGGGGGAAACCTTTATTGAGCGATGTGCCGAGCTTGGTTGATGAAGATGGGTACTTCAAGAAGCAAGGAGTGGTATACGCCAATCCCAATGATATATCCTTGGCTGAATTGGAGCGCGAGTGGTCTGCGCAGATTGAAAGGTTTTTGGAATTCGGGCTGTTTCCAACTCATTTCGACAGTCATCACCATGTACATGGGATAAAAGCCTTCCTGCCGGTCATTCAAAGGCTGTCGGAGAAATACCGTTTGCCGGTGCGTAATGCGGGAGAACACTTTTCTGGTATGCAAACCGTTACCGATCTATTCTTTGATGACTTTTATGGAGATATGGTTGCAGAAGATTACTTTCAGAACTTAAAGGGAAGGGTAAACGATGGAGCAAGTGTGGAAATAATGACTCATCCGGCCTATCTTGACGAAGAATTATTTACTGTTTCCTCCTACAACGATAAACGTTTAAGGGAAACTAGCATTTTGACTAAGGCAAAATTGCCGGAAGGATATTCCCTTAGGTTCAGCATCAATCAAGTTAAGATCTGA
- a CDS encoding NAD(P)/FAD-dependent oxidoreductase: MSKQIVILGAGYAGLLSALSVSEYYNKDEVQVTVVNQFPTHQIITELHRLAGGSISEQAVSIPLEKLFKGKDIDLAIAKVESFSVDKKEVKLSNGSTLSYDALVVALGSQTGFFGIPGLEENSMVLKSVKDANQIYKHIEDRIREYAQTKNEADATIVIGGGGLTGVELIGEIVDHFPKIAKKFGVDFKDLKVKLVEAGPKILPVLPDPLIDRAMSSLEARGVEFLTGLPVTGVKGNQIELKDGQTITANTLVWTGGVAALPIVGESGLEVDRGKAAVNEYLQSTSHKDVFVVGDSALAFPPEGGRPYAPTAQNAWQMGELVGYNLYAAFEGKKLEVFAPVNSGTLASLGRKDAVATVGANNTSLKGLPATLMKEASNIRYLSHIKALYSLAY; this comes from the coding sequence ATGTCAAAACAAATCGTCATCTTAGGTGCCGGATACGCTGGTTTACTATCTGCGTTGTCCGTAAGTGAATATTACAACAAGGATGAAGTGCAGGTTACCGTGGTGAACCAATTTCCAACCCACCAAATCATCACTGAATTGCACCGTCTTGCCGGCGGTTCGATTTCCGAGCAAGCTGTTTCGATTCCTTTGGAAAAACTTTTCAAAGGAAAAGATATCGACCTTGCCATTGCAAAAGTGGAGTCTTTCTCCGTTGATAAAAAAGAAGTGAAGCTTTCCAATGGCTCCACTTTATCCTATGATGCCCTTGTCGTGGCACTAGGAAGCCAAACAGGATTCTTCGGCATTCCAGGTCTTGAAGAAAACAGCATGGTCTTGAAATCGGTGAAAGATGCCAACCAAATTTACAAGCATATCGAAGATCGCATTCGTGAATATGCCCAAACGAAAAATGAAGCCGATGCGACCATCGTAATTGGCGGCGGCGGCTTGACTGGCGTCGAGCTGATTGGTGAAATCGTCGATCATTTCCCTAAAATCGCCAAGAAATTCGGCGTGGACTTCAAGGATTTGAAAGTCAAGCTTGTTGAAGCTGGTCCAAAAATCCTTCCTGTGCTGCCTGATCCGCTGATCGACCGGGCCATGTCTTCCTTGGAAGCGCGCGGCGTCGAGTTCTTGACAGGTCTGCCTGTAACGGGTGTTAAAGGCAACCAAATCGAACTGAAGGATGGACAAACGATCACGGCCAATACGCTTGTTTGGACAGGCGGGGTTGCGGCTCTTCCTATCGTCGGCGAATCAGGTCTTGAAGTCGATCGCGGCAAAGCAGCCGTTAATGAATACTTGCAATCGACGTCACATAAGGACGTATTCGTTGTCGGTGACAGCGCCCTTGCTTTCCCTCCAGAAGGCGGACGTCCATACGCGCCAACTGCACAAAACGCATGGCAAATGGGTGAGCTTGTCGGGTATAACCTCTATGCAGCCTTCGAAGGCAAGAAGCTTGAAGTATTCGCACCTGTAAATTCAGGTACGCTTGCGAGCCTTGGCCGGAAGGATGCCGTGGCAACCGTCGGAGCCAATAATACCTCCCTGAAAGGCCTGCCGGCCACTTTGATGAAGGAAGCGAGTAATATCCGCTACTTATCACACATCAAAGCGCTATATAGCTTGGCCTACTAA
- a CDS encoding DUF1641 domain-containing protein, producing the protein MVDVMSKSILEHDALSISANQEKLDILDQLLKPEVQASLNTLVDQLPKLTELVNILTKSYDFAQSVATDDVLKNDTVSAISEIATPVVGSVKGLAATAIEAKDRAEANHDVIGLFGLLKMMKDPEAQKLFRFAQAFLEVSSERKNQK; encoded by the coding sequence ATGGTAGATGTAATGTCAAAATCAATACTTGAACATGATGCACTTAGTATTTCTGCAAACCAAGAAAAATTGGATATCCTAGATCAGCTTTTAAAGCCTGAGGTTCAGGCATCCCTCAATACTTTAGTCGATCAGCTTCCAAAGCTGACTGAATTAGTGAATATTTTAACAAAGTCTTATGATTTCGCTCAATCGGTGGCAACGGATGATGTCCTGAAAAACGATACCGTCAGTGCGATCTCGGAAATCGCAACACCTGTGGTCGGTTCCGTGAAAGGTCTTGCGGCTACCGCAATCGAAGCGAAGGATCGCGCAGAAGCAAATCATGATGTGATCGGTCTTTTTGGCTTGTTAAAAATGATGAAAGACCCGGAGGCACAAAAGCTTTTCCGTTTCGCGCAAGCGTTCCTGGAAGTCTCTTCAGAACGTAAAAACCAAAAATAA
- a CDS encoding SMI1/KNR4 family protein: MVNITGYGKATQEAVDGFQEFVGFEIPADYKQFLLKYNGGISEVQNSKFYVDTLDTLVCLNVLYGLDLEDKGLDLRKWHEENKDDLHKNCIIIGNDTCAGKILLINNEEEKGIYFWDQGWYSDPSSQDENIYKIAESFQSFIEGLKIPEEI; encoded by the coding sequence ATGGTGAATATTACTGGATATGGAAAAGCGACACAAGAGGCAGTGGATGGTTTTCAGGAATTTGTCGGATTTGAAATTCCTGCAGATTATAAACAATTCCTCCTTAAGTATAATGGCGGCATATCTGAGGTGCAAAACAGCAAGTTTTATGTAGATACATTGGATACCCTCGTTTGCTTGAATGTTCTCTACGGATTAGATCTTGAGGATAAAGGGCTGGATTTACGGAAATGGCACGAAGAGAATAAAGATGATTTACATAAAAATTGCATCATCATTGGTAATGATACGTGTGCCGGCAAGATCTTGCTGATAAATAACGAAGAGGAAAAGGGAATATACTTCTGGGATCAAGGTTGGTATTCGGATCCTTCAAGCCAGGATGAAAATATTTATAAAATTGCCGAGAGTTTTCAATCCTTTATCGAAGGATTGAAAATCCCGGAAGAAATCTAA
- a CDS encoding GHKL domain-containing protein: MKNKKLRAFFYLTILLLIAFILLNMFSTYLSIKNSVQKSVANQNLVAARSIADSMDVEAYERFLDNQVKSREYKDIKAYLEDAREKIGALYVYTIMVDNPKVSKAMITGFSKDHKGDFPIGGVCTVPPKQVRQAYQGKSFITGILDDPEYGDYLTVGVPIKNKAGSIIGFLGIDVSAENINSINGKVLRSSIAILVYNGGFVIMLLVTFFVVQKWYQKELTREVGDTEDTYQSEFQSLIASVRSLRHDFSNHIQVIHGLLKLKENDKALDYLTGLSKEVHSLESMKLDVSHPGLSVLLETKKLSAQNYNIDIEIDVSPNSFNRVKTIDLIKLLSNVIDNAIEATVELPENERRMNIACIADEEKYTFRITNTGPMIAPFDQENIFISGFSTKKPQKGKVRGQGLFIVKDLVNRYDGEILVQSNEKETSVLMMIPVNGRPI; the protein is encoded by the coding sequence ATGAAAAATAAAAAGTTAAGGGCATTTTTTTATTTGACCATCCTATTATTAATCGCTTTCATTCTTCTGAATATGTTTTCTACTTATTTAAGCATTAAAAATTCTGTTCAAAAATCAGTTGCAAATCAAAACTTGGTAGCTGCCAGATCCATTGCCGACTCCATGGATGTAGAGGCCTATGAGCGATTTCTCGATAACCAAGTAAAGAGCCGGGAATATAAGGATATTAAAGCGTACTTAGAAGATGCAAGAGAAAAAATCGGGGCTTTGTATGTTTACACCATCATGGTCGATAATCCGAAAGTGTCAAAAGCTATGATTACAGGATTTTCTAAAGATCATAAAGGGGATTTTCCCATAGGCGGAGTGTGTACCGTCCCTCCAAAGCAGGTCAGACAGGCCTATCAAGGCAAAAGCTTCATTACCGGGATACTGGATGATCCGGAGTATGGCGATTATTTGACTGTGGGAGTGCCAATCAAAAATAAAGCTGGCTCCATCATAGGGTTTTTAGGGATCGATGTAAGTGCCGAGAATATAAACTCCATTAATGGAAAGGTATTAAGAAGCAGTATTGCCATCCTCGTTTATAATGGAGGCTTTGTTATCATGCTGCTGGTTACCTTTTTTGTCGTTCAAAAGTGGTATCAAAAAGAACTGACGCGTGAAGTCGGGGATACGGAGGATACGTATCAATCGGAATTTCAATCGCTCATAGCTTCAGTTCGTTCATTAAGGCATGACTTTTCCAATCATATTCAGGTTATACATGGTCTCCTTAAATTGAAGGAGAATGATAAAGCCCTCGATTATTTAACAGGTCTATCAAAAGAGGTCCATTCCCTCGAATCGATGAAGCTGGATGTAAGTCATCCGGGCCTGTCTGTACTGTTGGAGACAAAAAAACTCTCGGCCCAAAATTATAACATCGATATTGAAATCGATGTTTCACCTAACTCGTTTAACAGGGTGAAAACGATCGATTTGATTAAATTATTATCAAATGTCATCGATAATGCGATTGAAGCAACGGTTGAATTGCCAGAGAATGAGCGCCGAATGAACATTGCCTGCATAGCTGATGAGGAAAAGTATACCTTTAGGATCACGAACACCGGGCCTATGATAGCGCCCTTCGATCAGGAAAATATATTCATTAGCGGATTTTCAACCAAAAAGCCCCAAAAGGGCAAGGTTCGCGGTCAAGGTTTATTCATCGTAAAAGACTTGGTGAACAGATATGATGGAGAGATCCTGGTGCAATCGAATGAGAAGGAAACTTCCGTATTGATGATGATACCAGTGAATGGGAGACCGATCTGA
- the miaA gene encoding tRNA (adenosine(37)-N6)-dimethylallyltransferase MiaA, with protein MKQQKGKLLVIIGPTAVGKTKMSIEMAKLFNGEIISGDSMQVYKGMDIGTAKIKMEEMEGVPHYLLDIKEPDEPFSAAEFQEHANACIEDIHGRGKLPIIVGGTGLYIQSVIYDYQFSEAPSDLEYREGLEKQIRESGIDPVFDQLRKVDPESAKRIHPNNVRRVIRALEIFHCTGKTMSEQLDDQPTELKYETCIIGLTMEREKLYQRIDQRVDGMVDEGLIHEVQSFYDQGLKDCQSIQAIGYKEIYDYFDGRASVDEAVETLKQNSRRYAKRQLTWFRNKMDVIWFNMTDLEGFPKKIHEISGFIAGKLFNEGEYINLERKEED; from the coding sequence GTGAAACAACAAAAAGGAAAGCTTCTCGTTATCATTGGACCGACTGCTGTTGGCAAGACAAAAATGAGCATTGAGATGGCAAAGTTATTTAATGGTGAAATTATCAGCGGCGATTCCATGCAGGTATATAAAGGCATGGACATAGGAACTGCAAAGATCAAGATGGAGGAAATGGAAGGCGTTCCTCATTATTTACTTGATATCAAGGAGCCGGATGAACCTTTTAGTGCCGCAGAGTTTCAGGAGCATGCAAATGCTTGCATCGAGGATATCCATGGCAGGGGGAAGCTCCCTATTATCGTTGGCGGAACAGGATTATACATACAATCGGTGATTTATGATTATCAGTTTTCAGAAGCCCCGTCCGACCTAGAATATCGAGAAGGTTTGGAAAAACAAATAAGAGAGTCAGGAATCGATCCGGTTTTTGACCAATTACGGAAGGTTGATCCTGAGAGTGCGAAGCGGATTCACCCTAATAATGTAAGGCGTGTAATCAGGGCACTTGAGATTTTTCATTGCACAGGTAAAACGATGAGCGAGCAGCTCGATGATCAGCCGACGGAATTGAAATATGAGACGTGCATCATCGGCTTGACGATGGAACGTGAAAAATTATATCAGCGTATCGATCAACGAGTTGATGGAATGGTAGATGAAGGGCTGATTCATGAGGTTCAGTCGTTTTATGATCAAGGTTTGAAGGATTGCCAATCCATTCAGGCCATAGGCTATAAAGAGATTTATGATTATTTTGATGGAAGGGCTTCAGTGGATGAGGCGGTCGAGACTTTAAAGCAAAATTCCCGTCGATATGCAAAAAGGCAATTGACTTGGTTCAGGAATAAGATGGATGTCATCTGGTTTAATATGACCGATCTAGAGGGATTTCCGAAAAAAATACATGAAATATCTGGATTTATAGCAGGAAAGCTTTTCAACGAAGGCGAATACATAAATTTAGAGAGAAAAGAGGAGGACTAA
- the hfq gene encoding RNA chaperone Hfq encodes MKQSVNIQDQFLNQLRKDGTYVTVFLLNGFQIRGQVKGFDNFTVLFESEGKQQLVYKHAISTFAPQRNVQIDYEVKE; translated from the coding sequence ATGAAACAATCAGTAAATATCCAGGATCAATTTCTTAACCAATTACGAAAAGACGGCACCTATGTAACGGTATTTTTATTGAATGGGTTCCAGATCAGGGGGCAAGTTAAAGGGTTTGATAATTTTACGGTATTATTTGAATCGGAAGGCAAGCAGCAATTGGTCTATAAACATGCCATTTCTACATTCGCTCCACAACGTAATGTTCAAATTGATTACGAAGTGAAGGAATAG
- the spoVK gene encoding stage V sporulation protein K, producing MEQPIRMKNNGQINIVFNAENRKTLQKDLPIKEILVQEIPHQHAALREIEEELKSLVGMEEMKRMIKEIYAWIYINKQREAKGMKTGRQALHMMFKGNPGTGKTTVARLIGKLFQKMNVLSKGHLIEAERADLVGEYIGHTAQKTRDLIKKAIGGILFIDEAYSLGRGGEKDFGKEAIDTLVKHMEDRQHEFILILAGYSREMDYFLSLNPGLHSRFPLVVDFPDYTIDQLMEIADRMLQEREYIMNREAERKLKEHLIILRSYRSSISFSNGRYIRNVIEKSIRAQAMRLLLEDSFERTDLLTLTGQDLIFEDDEKE from the coding sequence TTGGAACAACCGATCCGTATGAAAAATAACGGGCAAATCAATATCGTGTTTAATGCGGAAAATAGAAAAACGCTACAAAAGGATCTGCCGATAAAAGAAATTTTGGTACAGGAAATACCTCACCAGCATGCAGCCCTGAGGGAAATCGAAGAGGAGCTGAAATCGCTGGTCGGGATGGAAGAAATGAAACGGATGATCAAAGAAATATATGCGTGGATCTATATCAACAAACAGCGCGAGGCTAAAGGAATGAAGACTGGCCGTCAAGCATTGCATATGATGTTCAAAGGAAATCCCGGAACGGGAAAAACAACGGTTGCGCGTTTAATCGGGAAGTTGTTTCAAAAAATGAATGTACTCTCAAAAGGGCATTTAATCGAAGCGGAGAGGGCGGATTTAGTTGGAGAGTATATCGGTCATACTGCCCAAAAAACGAGGGATTTAATAAAGAAAGCGATTGGCGGGATCTTATTCATCGATGAGGCATATTCCTTGGGAAGGGGCGGCGAAAAGGACTTTGGGAAAGAGGCCATTGATACCCTTGTCAAACATATGGAGGATCGCCAGCACGAATTCATTTTGATTCTTGCCGGGTATTCACGGGAAATGGATTATTTCCTCAGCCTTAACCCCGGCCTTCATTCCAGGTTTCCGCTCGTAGTTGATTTTCCGGATTATACGATCGATCAATTGATGGAAATAGCCGACCGGATGCTGCAGGAGCGTGAATATATCATGAATCGTGAGGCTGAAAGGAAATTAAAGGAACACTTGATCATCCTGCGATCATATCGCAGCTCTATTTCATTTTCTAACGGCCGCTATATACGCAACGTGATTGAAAAGTCGATCAGGGCACAGGCGATGCGGCTTTTGCTGGAGGATTCCTTCGAAAGAACGGATTTACTGACCCTTACCGGCCAAGACTTGATTTTTGAAGATGATGAGAAAGAATGA